In Shouchella patagoniensis, the following are encoded in one genomic region:
- a CDS encoding carbohydrate ABC transporter permease — translation MKKRTIRADAIYYTFVVLFGFVMLYPILWLIASSLKSQTEIFGNAASLWPSEFKWENYLVGWQGFGRTGFDVYFLNSAFVTTFVVIGAILSSSIVAYGFARLQFRFKKLLFACLIATVMLPVQITLIPQYIMFHNIGWVNTFYPLIVPAFLGGTPFFIFLLIQFIRGIPRELDEAAIIDGCSTFGIFWRIILPLVKPALVTVAIFAFMWTWDDFLGPLIYLNSADIQTIALGLRNFMDAESGTSWGPLLAMSSLSLLPQFIIFLFFQKYLVEGIATTGLK, via the coding sequence ATGAAGAAACGGACAATTCGCGCGGATGCGATCTATTATACGTTTGTCGTATTGTTCGGCTTTGTTATGCTTTACCCTATTTTATGGTTGATAGCTAGCTCACTTAAGTCGCAAACAGAGATTTTTGGTAATGCAGCATCTTTATGGCCGAGCGAATTTAAATGGGAAAATTATTTAGTTGGTTGGCAAGGATTTGGACGAACTGGTTTTGATGTTTATTTTCTAAATTCTGCTTTTGTCACTACCTTTGTGGTAATAGGAGCAATTCTTTCATCGAGTATCGTTGCGTATGGATTTGCTAGATTGCAATTTCGTTTTAAGAAGCTGCTATTTGCTTGTCTGATTGCTACAGTCATGTTGCCTGTACAAATCACATTAATTCCACAGTATATCATGTTCCATAATATTGGATGGGTAAATACATTTTATCCATTAATTGTACCAGCCTTTTTAGGGGGGACACCGTTTTTTATTTTCTTGCTTATTCAATTTATACGAGGTATTCCTCGTGAATTGGATGAAGCTGCAATCATTGATGGTTGTTCCACGTTTGGCATCTTCTGGCGTATTATTTTGCCGTTAGTCAAACCAGCACTTGTAACGGTAGCAATCTTTGCTTTTATGTGGACATGGGATGATTTTCTTGGACCACTCATTTATTTAAATAGTGCAGATATCCAAACAATTGCTCTTGGCTTGCGTAATTTTATGGATGCAGAGTCAGGAACATCATGGGGACCACTACTTGCCATGTCATCATTATCACTTCTTCCACAATTTATTATCTTTTTATTCTTTCAAAAGTATTTAGTGGAAGGGATTGCAACAACAGGATTAAAGTAA